One genomic segment of Suttonella sp. R2A3 includes these proteins:
- a CDS encoding choline/carnitine O-acyltransferase: protein MTPLPIPALNDTLERYLRWLKPLVDEKTYKQSVVAVETFKSDAGPRLQEALQHFSAGCAPNSWLIERWRENNLRNRDSLPLSTNVAMEIAWKATQNGLKRAAHFISALVQVHADFQLENIEPSKSPRGEKLCMSQMAILKGASRRPGKDIDRYVFNDSDEPSRHIVVLYLGYAWRVEVLDEQGNVATPAQIDNVIHEILEKHDQQAEIAFTAPSVLPAETATEIRAQLICRDDNSRIWQCVERALFVLSLNNEHFTDADSTIADVIFGDGGNVWAYKPLNYCCYLKDDRYYVHFEHTWNDAAVLEEIIKRAQAHYDAQDCPRKNLLGEHLGMQSLEWSIDEQTRLLLKEALAEYSRRAESLRVWHNELTLNEEDQNLLQDYSLDGICQLILQYAQYATFDRVRSTYEAVDMRHYIQGRTECLRPVSEQSLALVRAMANSKATLAQLEAFNDEHKARIKACKRGEGVHRHLLGLQIMAEQGDEDVAFFKDEGLRLLSEDFLSSSSLGPHHTIGNVAFAPTHAEGLGVNYSANRNHLNFMVIFRRQQGAAVKTFMAELENGLKRLLLLLRS from the coding sequence ATGACCCCTTTACCGATTCCGGCTTTAAACGACACGTTAGAGCGGTATCTCCGATGGCTAAAGCCACTTGTTGATGAGAAAACTTATAAGCAATCAGTGGTTGCGGTGGAAACGTTTAAAAGTGATGCTGGGCCGCGTCTACAGGAAGCATTACAGCATTTTTCTGCCGGTTGTGCGCCGAATTCGTGGCTGATTGAGCGTTGGCGTGAAAATAACTTACGCAATCGCGACAGTTTGCCGTTATCAACCAATGTCGCGATGGAAATCGCTTGGAAGGCAACACAAAATGGACTCAAACGTGCAGCGCACTTTATTAGCGCGCTGGTGCAAGTGCATGCGGATTTTCAATTAGAAAATATTGAGCCGAGCAAAAGTCCACGCGGTGAAAAGCTGTGTATGTCGCAGATGGCTATTTTAAAAGGCGCTTCACGGCGTCCGGGCAAAGATATTGATCGCTACGTTTTTAACGATAGCGATGAGCCTTCACGGCATATTGTTGTCTTGTATTTAGGCTATGCTTGGCGGGTGGAAGTGCTCGATGAACAGGGCAATGTGGCAACGCCGGCGCAAATCGATAACGTCATCCACGAGATATTGGAAAAACACGATCAACAAGCAGAAATTGCCTTTACCGCACCTTCAGTGCTTCCAGCAGAAACCGCCACTGAAATTCGCGCGCAATTGATTTGTCGTGACGATAACAGTCGAATCTGGCAGTGTGTGGAGCGTGCGTTATTTGTGCTTAGCTTGAATAATGAGCATTTTACCGATGCCGATAGTACGATTGCTGATGTAATTTTTGGCGATGGTGGTAATGTGTGGGCGTACAAACCGCTCAATTATTGCTGTTATTTGAAAGACGATCGCTATTATGTGCATTTTGAGCATACTTGGAACGATGCGGCAGTACTCGAAGAGATTATCAAGCGTGCACAGGCACACTATGACGCCCAAGACTGCCCGCGCAAAAATTTACTTGGTGAACATCTCGGGATGCAATCGCTGGAGTGGTCGATTGACGAACAAACCCGTTTATTGCTCAAAGAAGCGTTGGCAGAATATAGCCGTCGCGCGGAAAGCTTGCGTGTGTGGCACAACGAGCTAACCCTTAACGAAGAAGACCAAAATCTCTTACAAGACTATAGTCTCGATGGGATCTGTCAGCTGATATTGCAATATGCGCAATACGCCACCTTTGACCGTGTGCGCTCAACCTATGAAGCCGTTGATATGCGTCATTATATTCAAGGGCGCACCGAATGCTTACGCCCGGTATCTGAGCAGTCGCTTGCCTTAGTGCGTGCAATGGCGAACAGCAAAGCCACCCTTGCCCAGCTTGAAGCGTTTAATGATGAGCATAAAGCGCGGATTAAGGCGTGTAAACGCGGCGAGGGTGTGCACCGTCATTTATTAGGCTTGCAGATCATGGCCGAACAAGGCGATGAAGACGTGGCGTTTTTTAAAGATGAGGGCTTACGTTTGCTCAGTGAAGATTTCTTATCGTCTTCCTCGCTCGGCCCACACCATACCATCGGCAATGTCGCTTTTGCGCCAACACATGCTGAAGGCTTAGGCGTTAATTATTCTGCCAACCGCAATCATCTGAACTTTATGGTTATTTTCCGCCGCCAGCAGGGCGCTGCGGTAAAAACGTTTATGGCAGAGCTAGAAAACGGCTTAAAACGTTTGTTATTGCTGTTGAGAAGTTAA
- the parC gene encoding DNA topoisomerase IV subunit A, producing MISEEQQKLSAFSEKAYLDYAMYVILDRALPHIADGLKPVQRRLVYAMSELGLSAAAKHKKSSRTVGDVLGKYHPHGDSACYEAMVLMAQEFNYRYPLVDGQGNWGSVDDPKSFAAMRYTESRLTAYAKSLLSEIDQGTVSWVANFDGTLREPAQLPARLPNILLNGASGIAVGMSTDIAPHNLREVVNACLALIEDPSLDEEKLLDYIPAPDFPTGGELITPRSEIAAMYRSGTGSLKLRAKYRIEDGNIVIEQLPYQVSGSKIQEQIAKQMQAKKLNWLDDLRDESDYEHPIRLVLVPRSNRVDNERLMQHLFATTDLEKNYRVHFNMIGLDGRPQVKSLYDVLSEWLSFREQTLRRRLQHRLGQVNDRLHILDALLLAYLNLDEVIRIIREEDEPKQRLIDIFALTEVQAEAILNTRLRHLARLEEMKIRDEQSALSEEKAGIETLLDSDKRLRLFLAEELRQDGETYGDARRTMLVEREAASALDERELMPSEAVTLVVSQMGWVRAAKGYNVDGASLNYKSGDGFLTQASGRSNQPACLLADDGRCYTLALHDLPSARSYGEPLSGSLSISAKQKIIAALVVDPKARYVVVANNGYGFAVAGEDLLSKTKTGKALINTGKTATAFGMYGPIGDNGRLVLVSNEGRVVLLDVAELPQLAKGKGNQLIGISGKAFADGTRLAACHYIEDGKDVALYSGKQKMYIRQRDHEQYQATRGHKGQLLPKGYRKIDQIIAIDEEQNS from the coding sequence ATGATTAGCGAAGAACAACAAAAATTAAGCGCCTTTAGCGAAAAAGCGTACCTTGATTACGCGATGTACGTCATTCTCGATCGTGCCTTGCCGCATATTGCCGATGGGCTAAAACCCGTACAGCGCCGTTTGGTTTATGCGATGTCTGAGCTTGGGCTTTCTGCAGCGGCGAAACATAAAAAATCATCGCGCACGGTTGGTGATGTGCTTGGTAAATACCATCCACATGGTGATAGCGCCTGTTATGAGGCGATGGTGCTAATGGCGCAAGAATTTAATTATCGCTACCCGTTGGTTGATGGCCAAGGTAACTGGGGCAGCGTTGACGACCCTAAATCATTCGCCGCAATGCGTTATACCGAATCACGGTTAACCGCGTATGCAAAGAGCCTGTTGAGCGAGATCGATCAAGGCACGGTCAGTTGGGTGGCCAATTTTGACGGCACACTCCGTGAACCCGCGCAATTACCCGCGCGCCTGCCGAATATTCTCTTAAACGGCGCCAGTGGGATTGCGGTCGGGATGTCGACTGATATCGCGCCGCATAATTTGCGTGAAGTGGTTAATGCCTGTCTGGCCTTGATTGAAGATCCGAGCTTAGATGAAGAAAAACTGCTTGACTACATCCCTGCGCCAGATTTTCCAACTGGTGGCGAACTCATCACCCCGCGCTCAGAAATTGCCGCCATGTATCGTAGCGGCACAGGTTCATTAAAACTGCGTGCGAAATATCGCATTGAAGATGGCAATATTGTGATTGAACAACTGCCGTATCAAGTCTCGGGCAGTAAAATTCAAGAGCAAATCGCCAAACAAATGCAGGCGAAAAAGCTCAATTGGCTCGATGATTTGCGCGATGAATCTGATTATGAACACCCGATTCGTCTGGTGCTAGTACCGCGGTCAAATCGGGTCGATAACGAGCGTTTGATGCAGCATTTATTTGCGACCACCGATCTGGAAAAAAATTACCGCGTACATTTCAATATGATCGGCCTCGACGGTAGGCCACAAGTGAAATCGCTCTATGACGTGCTGAGTGAATGGCTGAGCTTCCGCGAGCAAACCCTGCGTCGGCGCTTGCAACACCGCCTAGGGCAAGTCAATGACCGCTTGCATATTTTAGATGCCTTGCTGCTCGCTTATCTTAATTTGGATGAAGTTATTCGCATTATTCGTGAAGAGGATGAGCCGAAACAACGCTTGATTGATATTTTTGCGCTCACCGAAGTGCAGGCCGAGGCGATTTTAAACACCCGCCTGCGCCATTTAGCACGTTTGGAGGAGATGAAAATTCGCGACGAGCAATCAGCGCTCAGCGAAGAAAAAGCCGGCATTGAAACCTTACTCGATAGCGATAAACGCCTGCGCTTGTTCTTAGCTGAAGAACTGCGTCAAGATGGTGAAACTTATGGCGATGCGCGTCGTACGATGTTGGTTGAGCGTGAAGCAGCCAGCGCGTTAGACGAACGTGAATTAATGCCGAGTGAGGCGGTCACATTGGTTGTCTCACAAATGGGCTGGGTGCGCGCGGCTAAAGGCTATAATGTCGATGGTGCGAGTTTGAATTATAAAAGTGGCGATGGGTTTTTAACCCAGGCGAGTGGCCGTAGCAACCAGCCAGCGTGTTTGCTTGCTGATGATGGCCGTTGCTACACGCTCGCTTTGCACGATTTACCGTCTGCACGCAGCTATGGTGAACCACTCTCAGGCAGCTTGTCGATCAGTGCGAAACAAAAAATTATCGCTGCGCTGGTGGTTGATCCGAAAGCACGTTATGTGGTGGTGGCCAATAATGGTTATGGGTTTGCTGTGGCAGGCGAAGACTTGCTCAGTAAAACCAAAACCGGTAAAGCGTTAATCAATACTGGCAAAACCGCAACCGCATTTGGCATGTACGGCCCGATTGGCGATAATGGCCGGTTGGTGTTAGTGAGCAACGAAGGACGTGTGGTGCTGTTAGATGTGGCGGAGCTGCCGCAGCTGGCGAAAGGTAAAGGCAACCAGCTGATCGGTATTAGCGGCAAAGCATTTGCTGATGGCACACGTTTAGCAGCGTGTCACTATATTGAAGATGGGAAAGATGTCGCGTTATACAGCGGCAAACAAAAAATGTACATTCGCCAGCGTGATCATGAGCAATATCAGGCTACGCGCGGACATAAAGGACAACTCTTACCCAAAGGTTATCGCAAAATCGATCAGATTATTGCGATTGATGAGGAGCAAAATTCATGA